From Coraliomargarita parva, one genomic window encodes:
- a CDS encoding carbohydrate ABC transporter permease, which yields MRPETSNKLGETIKIGYLAFILLFAFFPLYVMIVVSFKSNEQFLNNPWFFDGISNWNWHNWVLGWDAVSGYICNSIFVSFLGTFITLCIVLMCSYAIARYDFPGKNFIFYLVMATMFLPGTVAALVTLFDLLRSMGLVNNLWALVLMASVGGQVAGVFILRNFIEDIPKELFESAQLDGAGHLQQIRHIILPLSASIISVTCIMDFLASWNNVILPLLLLRDDQLLTIPVGLFYLDGEYVKQYGQLMAGYAISSVPLLIIFLFSMKFFVKGLSAGAVKG from the coding sequence ATGCGACCGGAAACATCCAACAAACTCGGCGAGACGATCAAGATCGGCTACCTCGCCTTCATCCTGCTCTTCGCGTTTTTCCCGCTCTACGTGATGATCGTAGTCAGCTTCAAGAGCAACGAGCAGTTCCTCAACAATCCCTGGTTCTTCGACGGAATCAGCAACTGGAACTGGCACAACTGGGTCCTCGGCTGGGACGCCGTCAGCGGCTACATCTGCAACTCCATCTTTGTCTCCTTCCTCGGCACTTTCATCACACTCTGTATCGTCCTGATGTGCTCGTATGCGATCGCCCGATACGATTTTCCCGGCAAGAACTTCATCTTCTATCTGGTCATGGCAACCATGTTCCTGCCCGGCACCGTCGCCGCACTGGTCACATTGTTTGACCTGCTCCGCAGCATGGGCCTGGTCAACAACCTCTGGGCGCTCGTGCTGATGGCCTCGGTGGGCGGACAGGTCGCCGGCGTCTTCATCCTGCGCAACTTCATCGAGGACATCCCCAAGGAGCTCTTCGAGTCCGCCCAGCTCGACGGGGCCGGCCATCTCCAGCAGATCCGCCATATCATCCTGCCGCTTTCGGCTTCGATCATCTCGGTAACCTGCATCATGGACTTCCTCGCATCGTGGAACAACGTCATCCTGCCGCTGCTCCTGCTGCGTGACGACCAGTTACTCACAATTCCTGTCGGCCTCTTCTACCTCGACGGCGAGTATGTGAAGCAATACGGCCAGCTCATGGCCGGCTACGCCATCTCATCGGTGCCACTGCTCATCATCTTCCTCTTCTCAATGAAGTTCTTCGTCAAAGGCCTCTCCGCCGGCGCGGTCAAAGGCTAA
- a CDS encoding carbohydrate ABC transporter permease, producing MPPSPEVPPITVPDADVRGKLRAKFFQKSKLFLALYLLVLPTTLSLLVFSYYPKFDVFLMSFFRWQPPTVQEFVGLRNFKEAFSDPMFWQSFKLVGILLVANLVKLWPGILAAIALNRIKSDKLRYFIQVCFVVPMIVPAMVFLLIWKNFYDPDFGLVNRFLNMTGGMRLLDWMDTAMPQLAQNLAPIQDNMIAPVFGSVGGLIILGAYILAASRRKEHDASRWGDYAVLLAGAMILPVGTIFGLQSSPSEAKVYAVGLAFLAWMFACARRMGSSWIAWPFLLFAGVGVFWQELWRLPLALSLAFGIAELIRAKKDAYQARPWFNVIAGVLIACGIAFIFLGNIWTEPTEQFAGGTPAWLGNKDLVIPAILFWGFPWVGTVGVLIYLSGLQNISQDVYEAAKLDGVSPLGMIFKIELPLIMTQVRINLIFMTIHTLSAYEIYLILLGPEGGPGAKGMVPGLYMFGSAFSEGRFGYACALGMVLFAIILMLTIVYQKYVKVDK from the coding sequence ATGCCTCCGAGCCCAGAAGTTCCCCCAATTACGGTTCCTGATGCCGACGTCCGCGGAAAGCTGCGCGCAAAGTTCTTCCAGAAGAGCAAGCTGTTCCTGGCACTCTACCTGTTGGTCTTACCGACGACTTTATCCCTACTGGTCTTCAGCTACTACCCGAAGTTCGATGTCTTCCTGATGTCGTTCTTCCGCTGGCAGCCACCGACCGTGCAGGAGTTTGTGGGACTACGGAACTTCAAGGAAGCTTTCTCCGATCCCATGTTCTGGCAGTCCTTCAAGCTGGTCGGTATTCTGCTGGTCGCCAACCTTGTCAAACTCTGGCCCGGTATCCTTGCAGCGATCGCACTAAACCGGATCAAGAGCGACAAGCTGCGGTATTTCATCCAAGTCTGCTTCGTCGTCCCCATGATCGTGCCGGCGATGGTCTTTCTCTTGATCTGGAAAAACTTCTACGATCCGGACTTCGGTCTGGTCAACCGCTTCCTCAACATGACGGGGGGAATGCGTTTACTCGACTGGATGGATACAGCTATGCCTCAATTGGCGCAGAACCTTGCCCCGATACAGGACAACATGATCGCTCCCGTCTTCGGAAGTGTGGGTGGATTGATTATCCTCGGCGCCTATATCCTCGCGGCAAGTCGTCGCAAGGAGCACGATGCCTCCCGTTGGGGCGACTACGCGGTGCTGTTGGCCGGAGCAATGATTTTACCGGTCGGCACGATCTTCGGCCTGCAAAGCAGCCCGAGCGAAGCAAAAGTCTATGCCGTCGGATTGGCCTTTCTAGCCTGGATGTTCGCCTGCGCCCGCCGCATGGGCAGCAGCTGGATCGCCTGGCCTTTTCTACTGTTTGCTGGGGTCGGCGTCTTCTGGCAGGAACTCTGGCGTCTGCCCTTGGCCCTGTCCCTCGCATTCGGGATCGCCGAACTGATCCGTGCAAAGAAAGATGCTTACCAAGCGCGCCCCTGGTTCAATGTCATTGCCGGCGTCTTGATTGCCTGCGGCATCGCATTTATATTTCTCGGTAACATTTGGACGGAACCAACCGAGCAATTTGCCGGAGGCACGCCAGCTTGGCTGGGCAACAAGGATCTGGTCATTCCGGCGATCCTCTTCTGGGGCTTTCCCTGGGTGGGCACCGTCGGCGTGCTGATCTATCTCTCCGGCCTTCAGAACATTTCACAGGATGTGTATGAAGCCGCCAAATTGGATGGGGTCAGCCCGCTCGGCATGATTTTCAAAATCGAGCTGCCACTGATCATGACTCAGGTGAGAATCAACCTGATCTTCATGACAATTCATACCCTCAGCGCGTATGAGATCTACCTCATTTTGCTGGGCCCCGAAGGCGGCCCCGGAGCGAAGGGCATGGTGCCCGGGCTCTACATGTTCGGCTCCGCCTTCAGTGAAGGCCGTTTCGGCTACGCCTGCGCCTTGGGCATGGTCCTCTTCGCCATCATCCTGATGCTCACCATCGTCTACCAGAAATACGTCAAGGTGGACAAGTAA
- a CDS encoding ABC transporter substrate-binding protein encodes MKKSTLRFNPNWIAVGLLLGAFIFSAVRFYVVSKGRSTDSETNTELKIVRITHWQLEPGFREAMQWAIDEYNALPQVREAGVRIEQKAIPSRVFNQFMNVHLISGTAPDIAVNGGSKISAGNALAKFYAPLGNYVNDPNPYNAPEYQKKDLTDSDAAQLEEASWMNTFADGMETGYDTRLGEYYSIPLSTWGGLRIFYNLKLLNEVKDFTRNQFKLSPQPEWLSALWRTAENSNGFLPEAKGAQWLESDNIPQTMGELMLYCYAVKAYAQDINAPFLVPVAGSSYPGNDIAELYRAEFLSSFWKEISFAPGVTMNIMEVLSGYTRGIWSFTSPEFKSYFEFTHIIGDFYPSGFMGLDRESANRRFVQGKAAIITSGGWDAAGIFLGVSQRSKPEDRFEIAIAPEPLPVKGERWADVLSERVTEAGSSVTLKFAINKQSQNFDWALDFMKFLTSQRINESFNQRAQWLPVIIDTTPPASVAAFLPIFDGLPRAFTLDLDNSSIPSNIRSLWRVQTKLYMTGDISYEELVSRMDSFLRNPVLGIHKNWITTMQTEKEKSRSNSQAATIERFNTMLGSEISAKREKALLYGDAVQDEGIQLQLWWHEMHPDEPYPSY; translated from the coding sequence ATGAAGAAATCAACACTCAGATTTAACCCCAATTGGATCGCGGTCGGCTTGTTACTGGGGGCTTTTATATTCAGTGCAGTCAGATTCTACGTTGTTTCCAAAGGAAGAAGCACGGACAGTGAAACCAATACCGAACTAAAGATCGTCCGCATCACGCACTGGCAATTGGAACCCGGCTTCCGGGAGGCCATGCAGTGGGCGATCGACGAATATAACGCCCTCCCCCAAGTCCGTGAAGCCGGTGTTCGTATTGAACAAAAGGCAATCCCAAGTCGCGTGTTCAACCAGTTCATGAATGTACACCTGATTAGCGGAACCGCCCCTGACATCGCCGTGAACGGGGGGTCCAAGATCAGCGCCGGCAATGCCTTGGCGAAATTCTACGCGCCTCTCGGCAATTATGTGAATGACCCCAACCCGTATAACGCTCCGGAATATCAAAAGAAAGACCTGACGGACAGCGACGCGGCTCAGCTCGAAGAGGCATCATGGATGAACACTTTTGCCGATGGGATGGAAACCGGCTACGATACACGACTCGGCGAATACTACTCGATCCCTCTAAGCACATGGGGCGGGCTTCGTATTTTTTACAACCTAAAGCTTTTGAACGAAGTCAAAGACTTCACCCGGAATCAATTTAAACTCTCGCCGCAGCCTGAATGGCTGAGCGCTCTTTGGCGAACAGCTGAAAACAGCAACGGCTTCCTACCTGAAGCCAAAGGGGCGCAATGGCTGGAAAGTGACAACATCCCCCAAACAATGGGTGAGCTGATGCTTTATTGCTACGCGGTAAAGGCCTACGCACAGGACATCAATGCACCCTTTCTGGTGCCTGTCGCCGGCAGCAGCTATCCTGGTAACGACATCGCCGAGCTCTATCGCGCTGAGTTTCTAAGCTCGTTCTGGAAGGAAATCTCATTCGCCCCCGGCGTCACCATGAATATTATGGAAGTCTTATCCGGCTACACCCGGGGCATCTGGAGCTTCACCTCTCCGGAATTCAAGTCTTACTTCGAATTCACCCACATCATCGGCGACTTCTACCCTTCCGGATTCATGGGCCTGGATCGTGAGTCAGCCAACCGCCGCTTCGTTCAGGGAAAAGCCGCAATCATCACAAGCGGTGGCTGGGACGCGGCAGGTATTTTCCTTGGAGTCAGCCAGCGAAGCAAGCCGGAGGACCGTTTCGAGATCGCCATCGCCCCTGAACCGCTTCCGGTCAAAGGCGAACGCTGGGCGGACGTCTTAAGCGAACGAGTCACCGAGGCAGGTTCGAGCGTAACCCTCAAATTTGCGATTAATAAACAAAGCCAGAATTTCGACTGGGCCCTGGACTTTATGAAGTTCCTGACATCCCAGCGCATCAACGAAAGCTTCAATCAACGCGCACAATGGCTCCCGGTCATTATCGACACGACACCTCCGGCAAGCGTCGCCGCCTTTTTACCCATTTTCGACGGACTCCCGCGTGCCTTTACGCTCGATTTGGACAACTCCAGCATCCCCTCGAATATACGAAGCCTATGGAGAGTCCAAACCAAACTCTATATGACGGGTGACATCAGCTATGAGGAGCTTGTATCGAGGATGGATAGCTTCCTTAGAAACCCCGTCCTCGGAATCCACAAGAACTGGATTACGACCATGCAAACCGAAAAGGAGAAGTCGCGTTCGAACAGCCAGGCGGCTACGATTGAAAGATTCAATACCATGCTGGGCTCTGAAATCTCCGCCAAACGGGAAAAAGCGCTTTTATACGGCGACGCCGTTCAGGATGAAGGCATCCAACTCCAGCTGTGGTGGCATGAAATGCACCCGGATGAACCATATCCGTCTTACTAA
- a CDS encoding tetratricopeptide repeat protein: MKIRRTTGILALSAFLISACDKQSDTQASTDELIERGMSALKTVSYDSAYDYFARAQATLTQEDPRWTQVVYGEALSSWYQSPANKTSVNTAVGLLNQIIEAKPQSEFAASAMIDLGRIHEVVDYPGDEADVEAAQSYYNKVRDQFADSDMSIRASIYLAQSMAQSLTPENIREAISVLNQELMKQPSPSWSGLLQQYKAQLYAYYLHEPKQALEPYAEAMRDGFPKTSDSDKYLWQLGVLAGDNDDLKLESEAYTNILNNYPRSAYGSVARDELTSIQQAHPELGIQLPQQH; encoded by the coding sequence ATGAAAATCCGAAGGACCACCGGCATACTGGCTCTCAGCGCCTTTTTGATAAGCGCTTGCGACAAGCAAAGCGATACGCAGGCATCCACTGACGAATTGATCGAACGGGGCATGTCTGCGTTGAAGACGGTGAGTTACGACTCGGCCTACGACTATTTTGCCCGTGCGCAGGCTACACTCACGCAAGAGGATCCGCGATGGACACAGGTAGTTTACGGTGAGGCCTTAAGCAGTTGGTATCAAAGTCCGGCAAACAAAACTTCAGTCAACACTGCAGTCGGCCTGCTCAACCAGATCATTGAAGCAAAGCCGCAATCAGAGTTCGCCGCCTCTGCCATGATCGACCTTGGACGCATCCACGAGGTGGTGGATTACCCCGGCGACGAAGCGGACGTCGAAGCGGCACAAAGCTATTACAACAAAGTTCGCGATCAGTTCGCTGATTCGGACATGTCCATCCGAGCCAGCATTTATCTCGCTCAGAGTATGGCTCAATCACTGACACCGGAAAACATTCGGGAAGCGATCTCGGTGTTAAATCAAGAGCTCATGAAGCAACCGTCCCCGAGCTGGTCCGGACTGCTTCAACAATACAAAGCACAACTCTACGCCTACTACCTGCACGAACCGAAGCAGGCCCTGGAACCCTACGCGGAGGCCATGAGAGACGGATTCCCGAAAACATCCGACAGCGACAAATACCTGTGGCAACTGGGGGTTCTTGCGGGTGACAACGACGACCTGAAACTCGAATCCGAAGCTTACACCAACATTCTGAATAACTATCCCCGCAGTGCCTATGGCTCTGTGGCCCGTGATGAGTTGACTTCAATCCAGCAAGCGCATCCCGAGCTCGGGATTCAGCTTCCGCAGCAACACTAA
- a CDS encoding sulfatase family protein, whose product MPPKNHPARNVIYIHTHDMGRYISPYGYPVPTPNLQKFTKDSTLFRQAFSGAPTCSPSRACLLTGVTAHESGMWGLAHKGFKLSNPENHLAAFLRRNGFETVLCGIQHEFSDHSEDKPYDHIYKEQPSSDEEKADAAIEYLKQEHTKPFFLSLGFFYPHRKYKQADYNVYNPDHIRPPDGIPDTDETRKDMADYHCSVEDADANIGRVLQCIQETGRDQDSIIIITTDHGLAFPSMKCNLNDQGMGVTLMMDYPGNPAKGTATDSLVSHLDIYPTLCDLLELEPPDYLEGTSIRPLFEGNADHIREEVFAEVNFHGAYEPMRCVRTNRYKLIKRYYSGPRRLSNCDGSHTRNVMLEKGWQHDELPAVELFDLFFDPLEFRNLAGSPTYADILKDLEQKLTNWMKETNDPLLQGDITPLPGALVNVPESISAGDGPFIQY is encoded by the coding sequence ATGCCCCCAAAAAATCATCCCGCACGTAACGTCATCTACATCCACACACACGATATGGGTCGTTACATAAGTCCATACGGATATCCGGTTCCGACACCGAATCTCCAGAAGTTCACGAAGGATTCGACGCTATTCCGTCAGGCTTTCTCGGGGGCTCCGACATGCTCCCCAAGCCGCGCGTGCCTGTTAACAGGGGTCACCGCCCATGAATCTGGCATGTGGGGACTCGCCCACAAAGGGTTCAAACTGAGCAATCCCGAAAACCATCTCGCAGCCTTCCTTCGCCGCAACGGATTCGAAACTGTACTGTGCGGGATACAACACGAGTTCAGCGATCATTCCGAAGACAAACCTTACGATCACATCTACAAGGAGCAACCGTCATCGGACGAAGAAAAGGCGGATGCCGCGATTGAATACCTAAAACAAGAGCACACGAAGCCCTTTTTCCTTTCGCTAGGCTTCTTTTATCCGCACCGGAAATATAAGCAGGCTGATTATAACGTGTATAATCCGGACCACATCCGCCCCCCCGACGGCATACCGGATACAGACGAGACCCGTAAGGACATGGCCGATTACCACTGCAGCGTGGAAGACGCGGATGCCAACATCGGCAGGGTTTTACAATGTATCCAAGAGACTGGTCGTGATCAGGACAGCATCATCATTATTACGACCGATCACGGACTGGCTTTCCCCAGCATGAAATGTAATCTAAACGATCAGGGCATGGGAGTCACTCTGATGATGGACTATCCGGGCAATCCAGCCAAAGGCACCGCGACCGACTCACTCGTATCCCATTTGGATATTTACCCAACCCTGTGCGACTTGCTTGAGCTCGAACCACCGGACTATCTCGAAGGGACGAGCATACGCCCTCTCTTTGAGGGAAACGCAGACCACATCCGGGAAGAAGTTTTTGCCGAAGTGAATTTCCACGGGGCTTACGAGCCGATGCGCTGCGTCAGGACAAACCGGTATAAACTGATAAAACGCTACTACAGCGGCCCCCGACGCCTCTCGAATTGCGACGGGTCCCACACTCGGAATGTGATGCTCGAAAAAGGCTGGCAGCATGACGAATTACCGGCAGTCGAACTGTTCGACTTGTTTTTCGATCCTTTGGAATTCCGCAACTTGGCAGGTTCCCCTACATACGCGGACATACTGAAAGACTTGGAACAGAAATTAACAAACTGGATGAAGGAAACCAATGACCCCTTGCTTCAAGGCGACATCACGCCTCTTCCCGGTGCCTTGGTAAACGTCCCGGAGTCAATCTCCGCAGGCGACGGACCCTTTATCCAATATTAG
- a CDS encoding LacI family DNA-binding transcriptional regulator, with product MKQIAELAGVSTATVSRALRNQEIVDAQTRKRIMDLADRLQYRPNKLVHGVIQGKIKLVAIVVGNSAAETTSRLIRLMQDHLYQNGFSTIIYNTDQDIEKEIQCLHDAVEYRVSGMIISTVNYNAGEKHFWELREHGTPFVLLSAYGESVNAPHVHLDNDAVSREALDYLIDMGHRDILVFAGPEESWGNSLFGKWGGLMKERGIPDAADRYVPTLWDIKSGYDAMRKVLEEGRRPSAIVAITDDVAAGAMQAIREFGLSIPDDISVMGFGNYRIGEVLFPPLTTVDTGYQEVAIKSAQTLISMMKMSRDDLRNLDKNQLQQIVDGAVVPRASVARIS from the coding sequence ATGAAACAAATTGCAGAGTTGGCCGGTGTGTCAACCGCCACTGTTTCCCGTGCCTTACGCAATCAGGAGATCGTTGATGCCCAAACACGTAAGCGGATCATGGATTTGGCGGATCGCTTGCAGTATCGGCCGAACAAGCTGGTTCACGGTGTGATTCAAGGGAAGATCAAGTTGGTGGCGATTGTGGTCGGTAACTCTGCCGCGGAAACGACATCCCGGTTAATTCGCTTGATGCAGGACCATCTCTATCAGAACGGATTTTCGACGATCATCTACAATACAGACCAAGACATCGAGAAGGAGATTCAGTGCCTTCACGATGCGGTCGAATACCGCGTGTCCGGGATGATCATCTCGACGGTGAACTACAACGCGGGAGAGAAGCATTTCTGGGAATTGCGCGAGCATGGAACTCCCTTCGTTTTGCTCAGTGCGTATGGCGAAAGTGTCAATGCACCGCACGTTCACTTGGATAACGATGCCGTAAGTCGGGAGGCATTGGATTACCTCATCGACATGGGGCACCGCGATATTCTGGTCTTTGCCGGGCCCGAGGAAAGCTGGGGCAACAGTCTCTTCGGGAAATGGGGAGGCTTGATGAAGGAGCGGGGAATCCCTGATGCCGCAGATCGTTACGTCCCGACTCTCTGGGACATCAAGAGTGGCTACGATGCGATGCGTAAGGTCTTGGAGGAGGGCCGGCGCCCCTCGGCAATTGTTGCGATTACTGATGATGTGGCTGCCGGAGCCATGCAGGCGATACGAGAGTTCGGCCTGTCCATTCCAGACGATATTTCGGTTATGGGCTTCGGGAACTATCGCATTGGCGAAGTTCTTTTCCCTCCATTGACGACTGTGGACACCGGGTACCAGGAAGTGGCGATCAAGAGTGCTCAAACTCTCATTTCGATGATGAAGATGTCACGTGATGATTTGAGAAACCTGGACAAGAACCAGCTGCAACAGATTGTAGATGGGGCGGTTGTGCCGAGGGCATCGGTTGCCCGTATTTCCTGA
- a CDS encoding hydroxyacid dehydrogenase, whose amino-acid sequence MHPRSIYLLERKAFGLIYSQTARDRICEITCNDGEIYTREDLLENPARFSDVELVFSGWGCPVMDEELLKALPCVRALFYAAGSVRYFVTEAFWERGILLTSSYRANAIPVAEYTVASIVFALKRAWLDNASIRLDSELLDRDGTLGVYLGSKVGIVSMGAIGQLVCEKLFNMQADVIAYDPYVSSAIFDEYGVTRVDSLEEIFRHSNVVSLHTPLLPSTTGMVTGDLLRLMPPYGVFINTARGGLVEEEEVLDVLKERSDLFAVLDVLADESKIRQSEFRNLPNVFLTSHIAGSLGNECFRMGDFAVEEAMRFLTDREALDPVNRDSIEQMA is encoded by the coding sequence ATGCATCCACGATCAATATACCTATTGGAGCGTAAAGCTTTTGGCCTAATTTACAGTCAGACTGCGCGTGATAGAATCTGTGAAATCACCTGTAATGACGGTGAGATATACACCCGGGAGGATCTCTTGGAGAATCCGGCACGCTTTTCCGATGTGGAACTCGTTTTTTCTGGATGGGGATGTCCGGTCATGGATGAGGAGCTGCTCAAAGCACTACCTTGCGTGCGCGCCCTCTTCTATGCCGCTGGTTCAGTCAGATATTTTGTTACGGAGGCTTTTTGGGAGCGCGGTATTTTGTTAACCAGTTCCTATCGAGCGAATGCGATCCCTGTGGCCGAATATACGGTCGCCTCGATTGTATTCGCACTGAAGCGTGCCTGGTTGGATAATGCAAGCATTCGCTTGGACTCGGAGCTACTGGACCGGGACGGAACGTTGGGGGTCTACCTTGGCTCGAAAGTCGGCATCGTTTCGATGGGGGCGATCGGGCAATTGGTTTGCGAGAAACTGTTCAACATGCAGGCGGATGTGATTGCTTACGATCCGTATGTATCGTCCGCGATCTTTGATGAATATGGTGTGACGCGTGTGGATAGCTTGGAGGAAATCTTCAGGCATTCCAACGTGGTTTCCCTCCATACGCCATTGTTGCCGAGCACTACGGGAATGGTGACTGGAGACCTGCTACGTCTGATGCCACCGTACGGAGTCTTTATCAATACCGCGAGAGGCGGCTTAGTTGAGGAAGAAGAAGTGCTGGACGTACTTAAAGAGCGTTCGGACCTGTTTGCTGTGTTGGATGTACTGGCGGATGAGTCGAAAATCAGACAGTCGGAATTTCGCAATCTTCCGAATGTTTTCCTGACGTCTCATATCGCAGGTTCGTTGGGCAATGAATGTTTCCGTATGGGGGATTTTGCCGTTGAGGAAGCGATGCGTTTCCTGACCGATCGGGAAGCATTGGATCCCGTGAACAGGGACAGTATAGAGCAGATGGCTTAA
- a CDS encoding DUF5069 domain-containing protein, whose amino-acid sequence MEAPISPFTETRGMLYFARMLDKIRKHAAGTLREDFHKNLGTALDGRCCQFLRVDYSAVVERTLQGGSDTEILDWCFENGRPLDETDIFIWSEYTRKIGWNDNRSEMLETYKAGSGLGHRDDLITMFAFMDADEGRDAISSCPRSASTPCK is encoded by the coding sequence ATGGAAGCACCCATCTCACCTTTCACTGAAACGCGCGGCATGCTCTACTTCGCACGCATGCTCGACAAGATCCGCAAGCATGCGGCCGGTACCCTCCGCGAGGACTTTCACAAAAACCTCGGCACCGCCCTCGACGGACGCTGCTGCCAGTTCCTCCGCGTGGACTATTCCGCAGTGGTTGAACGCACACTGCAGGGCGGCAGCGATACCGAGATCCTCGACTGGTGCTTCGAGAACGGCCGCCCCCTCGACGAAACCGACATCTTCATCTGGAGCGAATACACCCGCAAAATCGGATGGAACGACAATCGCAGCGAAATGTTGGAGACCTACAAGGCCGGAAGCGGCCTCGGCCACCGGGACGACCTGATTACCATGTTCGCGTTTATGGATGCTGATGAAGGGCGCGATGCCATTTCATCATGTCCGCGCTCCGCTTCAACGCCTTGTAAATAA
- a CDS encoding L,D-transpeptidase family protein, with amino-acid sequence MTALLLLGLLGVGLYLYRGQLFHHAPIQGRIADNAAEIQIALARSGYSPGSIDGQLGKQTRQALQAFQRESGLEPSGEYDASTASRLKIEDPVFARLKLSAADFKRIETKPASWRERGQRQRMAYNSILEQVAEFTQSDPDFLKELNPGIDWLLLELGDEVTVPHMPPYQCPRPATQIEISLSKRSLQLRDDRGKLLFHCPVSIARRVDKRPQGELKVIVRVEDPNYTFNPSILTATAQREGITEKFIIQPGPNNPVGSVWIGLNLPSYGIHGTPEPEKVGRTESSGCFRLANWNAETVLQAVAVGTPVLVRP; translated from the coding sequence GTGACCGCCCTACTCCTGCTCGGTCTGCTTGGCGTCGGCCTCTATCTGTACCGGGGACAGCTCTTTCATCACGCCCCCATTCAGGGACGTATCGCGGATAACGCAGCCGAAATCCAAATCGCCCTGGCGCGCAGCGGTTATTCACCAGGCTCCATCGACGGACAGTTGGGCAAGCAAACCCGGCAGGCCCTGCAGGCATTCCAGCGCGAATCCGGTCTGGAGCCGAGCGGGGAATATGATGCGTCCACAGCCTCACGTCTCAAGATCGAGGATCCTGTATTCGCACGGCTGAAGCTCTCTGCCGCAGACTTCAAGCGCATCGAGACCAAACCCGCAAGTTGGCGAGAACGGGGACAGCGTCAACGCATGGCCTACAATTCGATCCTGGAGCAAGTCGCTGAATTCACCCAAAGCGATCCCGATTTCCTGAAGGAACTCAATCCGGGCATTGATTGGCTGCTCCTTGAGCTTGGTGACGAGGTCACTGTCCCCCACATGCCGCCCTACCAATGCCCTCGACCCGCCACACAGATCGAGATATCGCTCAGCAAGCGCAGCCTGCAGCTCCGCGACGACCGCGGCAAGCTACTCTTCCATTGCCCGGTCAGTATCGCACGCCGGGTGGATAAACGTCCACAGGGTGAATTAAAGGTCATCGTCCGGGTGGAAGATCCGAACTACACATTCAACCCCTCGATCCTGACCGCCACCGCGCAACGCGAGGGAATCACCGAAAAGTTCATTATTCAGCCTGGCCCCAACAATCCCGTCGGCTCCGTCTGGATCGGGCTGAACCTGCCGAGCTATGGCATCCACGGCACACCGGAACCCGAAAAAGTGGGACGGACCGAGTCCAGCGGCTGCTTCCGGCTCGCCAATTGGAATGCCGAAACCGTCCTCCAGGCCGTCGCCGTCGGCACACCTGTCCTCGTACGCCCCTGA